The genomic interval GCAGAATCGGCATTCCTGTATTCTTATTGGTGTAGTATTTTACGTAGGGGCGATCCTCTTCCAAGTCCTTGATGGACGGGTCGCTGACAAATCATATTTAGACTTGAGTACTGCGTCTACAAGGTCAGAGgttacaaatccaagatggcgccCCGCATGAATCACAATAAAGGTGATCAGTAAATAAGATTAGATAATGGTACGGTCGCGGTCGGCATATTTGTCATTGGTGGCAAGCGTTTTCAACCGTATTATCGTCTAGTCAGCAATACCTTCACCCCTCGTCGATACGTCGCTGTACACTGGCATAAACTTCTCAAGATGTCAGGGGCAAATGCATGGACTCGCAGCAGAGAGCGGATGAGGCTCTTCCCAGAGTTGCTTGCACAATGTGCAGCAGAGGTAACAACACTCTCCCTCTCGTAGTGGATATGTAGTTAGGCATTATGTGTTCCAAATACCAATGTTTTTTGTTTAACAATACAGGCAACGGCATATGGCAAGTGCGTGACAGCGACAACTGTTGGCAAACAAGAGTTGAAAAAGGACCTGTGTCAGAAAGAGTTCGA from Engraulis encrasicolus isolate BLACKSEA-1 chromosome 17, IST_EnEncr_1.0, whole genome shotgun sequence carries:
- the ndufaf8 gene encoding NADH dehydrogenase [ubiquinone] 1 alpha subcomplex assembly factor 8, with protein sequence MSGANAWTRSRERMRLFPELLAQCAAEATAYGKCVTATTVGKQELKKDLCQKEFESLKTCFTKAAKKAGK